Genomic segment of Vulpes lagopus strain Blue_001 chromosome 7, ASM1834538v1, whole genome shotgun sequence:
GAATGCCCTGCTGCTCCTTTTCTTCTGGACGCGCCCGTCACCCAGCAGGCTGCCCTCAGACAGCGCTCTCGATGATGACCCCGCCAGCCTCACCAGGGAGGTGATCCGTCTAGCCGAGGATGCAGAGGTGGAATTGGAGCGCCAGAGGGGGCTGTTGCAGCAGATCAGGGAGCATCATGCTCGGTGGAGCCAGCGGTGGAGGGTGCCCActgctgctccacctgccccACCGCGTGTGCCTGTGTCCTCCCCACCAGCTGTGATCCCCATCCTGGTCATTGCCTGTGACCGCAGCACTGTCCGGCGCTGCCTGGACAAGCTGCTCCATTACCGACCCTCAGCCGAACACTTCCCCATAATTGTCAGCCAGGACTGCGGGCATGAGGAAACGGCCCAGGTCATCGCCTCCTACGGCAGTGCCATCACGCACATCCGGCAGCCAGACCTGAGTAGCATCACGGTGCCCCCAGACCACCGCAAGTTCCAGGGCTACTACAAGATTGCGCGGCACTACCGCTGGGCACTGGGCCAGGTCTTCCACAAGTTTAAGTTCCCAGCAGCGGTGGTGGTGGAGGACGACCTGGAGGTGGCTCCAGACTTCTTTGAGTACTTTCAGGCCACATACCCGCTGCTGAGGGCCGACCCCTCCCTGTGGTGTGTGTCTGCCTGGAATGACAACGGCAAGGAGCAGATGGTGGACTCCAGCAAGCCAGAGCTGCTGTACCGCACCGACTTCTTCCCTGGCCTGGGCTGGCTGCTGCTGGCCGAGCTCTGGGCCGAACTGGAGCCCAAGTGGCCCAGGGCCTTTTGGGACGACTGGATGCGTAGGCCTGAGCAGCGGCAGGGCAGGGCCTGTGTGCGGCCTGAGATCTCCAGAACGATGACCTTTGGCCGCAAGGGTGTGAGCCATGGGCAGTTCTTTGACCAGCACCTCAAATTCATTAAGCTGAACCAGCACTTTGTGCCCTTCACCCAGCTGGATCTGTCATACTTACGGCAGGAGACCTATGACCGAGATTTCCTTGCCCGCGTCTATGGGGCTCCCCTGCTGCAGGTGGAAAAAGTGAGGACCAGTGAGCGCAGCGAGCTGGGGGAGGTGCGGGTTCAGTACACCGGCAGGGACAGCTTCAAGGCCTTTGCCAAAGCTCTGGGAGTCATGGACGACCTCAAGTCCGGTGTCCCCAGGGCCGGCTACCGGGGCATTGTCAGCTTCCTGTTCCGGGGCCGCCGTGTCCACCTGGCCCCCCCACAGACGTGGGATGGCTATGATCCTAGCTGGAATTAGCAGCTCCTGCCTGTCCCTCCTGGGCACCTTCCTTATCATATCATGGGCTGAGATGGGGTGCATCgtcctctttgtgtctctcttgggtatatttctctttatcttttgttttttcgAGTGGCATTCAAGAGCACAGAGGATAGGGTGAGGGTTATTCTCCTGTTCTCAAGGGGGTCAAGTCAGGGGAAACTTTCTGGGGTACGTTGGGTGGTATTAAGCAAGAAACCACTGTGTGGTAGGGAGAGACTTGGGCATGTGGGAGCCACAGACTTCCATGTTCCAGGTTTTCTCCTAGAGCATCTGTAGAGAGGTTGGCAGCATTAGCTCTCTTGACCAGCTCTCTTTTTCCTTGTCCTTGCTCTTCCAACCAGGGTATGAGCTCATCCCCTTATATTTGCTCCTCATTCCCACCTTCCCCCAGTTTGAGGGGTTGTTGGCTTATTTGAAAAGGGGACTTACCTATGGCCAAAATGAGACTAACCAAAGGGGTTTCATCAGAGTCTGGGCGGAGCTGTTAGGCATTCAGGGTTTATTGCCACCCACCCTTATTTCTCTTTACCTGTCTCCTTATCCCTGACTTCCTTTCTGCTCTTCTTTCCTTGCAGCTTAGCAGTTTGTGATTCTAAGATGAAAAGTTGAAGAGAGAAACAAGACCTCTCCTCAGCTTATCTGAGGAATGGAGGGAAAGGTGGTAGGGGAAAGCCTTTGTGTAATAGGACATGCCTCCCTCATCCTGCctcaaagaaacagactctgttCCTGGATCCTGGCCTTTCTAAAAATGGATCCCTTCTCCATTACTGTAGGAGGTTTCATGCTGGCTTTTTGGAAGAGAGATTATTAGCTCCTTGTGTCCCCTTGCCCCTGGTGTTTGGTGCACAGGCTCCTCCATGAAGGTTGAGGCTTCTGGTGGCCCTCTCAGGGTGAGGTAGAGCAGCCAAGACAGGATGgctcctgccttcctcttctaGCAGACCCTGGGCATTCCCTTGTCTGCTCAGATTAGGATGAGGATGGCAGATTGGAGAGCAATGTGTGTGTTTTTGCTTCTGGCCTGACCTCAATTCCTGGAAGAAAGTTGAAGCtacagaattattttcaaaaataaaggctGAATTGtctgaaaaactgtgtgtgtgtatgtgtgtgtatttatatgtcctgggacaggaggaggagTAGAGAAGTTGGTGAAGAgtcaagaagaaggaaaaaggaagaacaaggaCTGAAGGAAAGGCCTGGATGGCAGGAGGAAGTGGATCAGCTAAAGGAAGAAAGCAGATGACCAGAAGATGGGAGCTGGGAGGGGTTGAGTGTGAAAGAAAGGCCAGGCTTGGAGGTAGAAGGGGTCCCAGGCTATAGTCACCTGCTGCTAATCTCTGGAGTTGGGCTGTGAACCCTTAGTGGATTTGAGCTTGCTGTAAGCCTGAAGGCCTGGTCTGAGAGAACCCAGGCAGTCCTTGACAAAGCAAGTCTATGTGCTGGGTGCTCCCCAGTGGCACAGACTCCATTTCCTGGGCCTCCTGGGGTGCTTCCTGAGCTCCCGGATGCAGAACTGATGCTAGGGTAAGCTCTGTCAGTGACACTCAGAGACCTGACCATGATCCCAGTGAGGATGCCTTTTGTGCTGCCACCTAGAATAAGCACATGGAGCTGGCAAACTTACTGAAACTTAGATCATGTAAAACACATTCTGAGAGTTtcggttctctttttttttttttttttttttatgttttattagtgGATTTGAAAACTCTGGGTAGGTGACTTTGTTCACAGATACCATTCTGGAGATTAACATGTATGAACTGCGGAGGGAGTGAGGTCACCGGGTCAGAAAGGGAGTAGTTCTGGCTTCCTTTTCCTGGGCTTAAGAATGCTGAGTGTGCTGAGGGAACCGTGGTCAGACATTAATTTTAACCTTTTAGATTTTTGTAGAGCTAGTTTTGTCTTCCCATGTGCTCCTAGGTGGATTAATTTAACCCTGTTTTGGGGTAGGGAGATGGTCATTATCCATGATTTGTGGATAGTGACAGGCCCAGTGAGGCACTGAATCTGGCCCGACACACTGGCGCCAGGAGCACTTTGGCTACCAAATTCCATGTTCTTAGCATTAAATGTACCAAACAATTGCTCACCAAGTGCATTGTCCTGTGTGCTTCGTAGTtaacattaactcatttaatcctcaaagcaaTTGGTGATAAGAACTCctgtttcagagatgaggaaatgggcaCATAGAGGTTtcattgcccaaggtcacacatatGGTTGGGTGGAGTGGTGGATCTGAATGGGGCCCATGCTTTTAACTACCACCTAACACTGGACTAttccctttctatcctttacTACCCTCCTTCAGGATGCCTCCTCAGCCTCCTTTGTGCTTTGGTCTCCTGACCTTCAAGCCCCAGCGTAGTGGATGGGACCGGACTTCCTGGTTTGCCTGAGATGGTGGGCTGGCAGGGGCAGCCCTCCAGGAGAGATTTCAGAGGAAATGCCACTCTTAGAAGATTCCTCAGGTTTCTCCTGAAGCAAGGAGAACTTTACATGTCTCTGTgtgctgtttcttttccttttgatgtaGGTCCTCAGGCCACATTTACCCTGTTGAATCATTTTCAGGGGTGATTCATACATACATGGCTCCCATCCATTCAGAACCATGAGCCTCCTGCAGATGCAAAATGTGTAGAAATACCAAATGCAAAAGTACCATGCATTAAATATTTCAGGATTAACCTTCAGTTCAGAGATGTAAAGGTAATTCCAAAGAGTTCACCTAGCTCACTTCAGCACCCCTGCCAGGTGGGCCCTCACTGAAATAGCTGGTGACCAACTAGCATGGCTGGTGCAGGCTGCAAGTTCTTGCAGGTGGAAGTTCTCAATGGTATGCAGGGTCTCAGCTGCCTACAAAAGACTTGGCCCAGCAGCTCTGAGCCAGACCAATACCCTGGCTTGGCCTTTGcacttctacctctgcctgtaaTCCACAGCCCTTCCTCCACTTACTGCCATCCTCCTGCCCCTGGTTCCTGAGAACAGTGATTCTGCATTCCCACCATGAATCTTCCTTCCACCAGTCTCTTGGCCTTTGCCATTgttaaatagcaaatatttaatcAAGTAAATTTCAAAGATCTAATTGGCCTTATTGAACAATTCATGATTGGGTAgaatcccatctagcaagtagagacAAGCTTTAAAGGGCTAAGAAAGGCAGGACAAGGTAGTCAGACAAAAACTGTTATTTTGGGCAAGGTCACCTCCCTTTGGTGGATTTCTTCATCagtgctgaccaggaaattccaaaCTAGTTAAAATTACATTCCTGGGGAAGATTGAAACTGCAATCAGTTAGGAATTAGGCCCTGTTTAGTGACAGGTTTAACACAAGTGACTCCACTTTGgatctattgtttcttttttagttttctccCTTTACTGGGTCATCTTAGTGGAATCTCATTTGTGAGGTGGATCACATTCAGTGTGGACAAATGAGTCTTTGTGC
This window contains:
- the MGAT1 gene encoding alpha-1,3-mannosyl-glycoprotein 2-beta-N-acetylglucosaminyltransferase, producing the protein MLKKQSAGLVLWGAILFVAWNALLLLFFWTRPSPSRLPSDSALDDDPASLTREVIRLAEDAEVELERQRGLLQQIREHHARWSQRWRVPTAAPPAPPRVPVSSPPAVIPILVIACDRSTVRRCLDKLLHYRPSAEHFPIIVSQDCGHEETAQVIASYGSAITHIRQPDLSSITVPPDHRKFQGYYKIARHYRWALGQVFHKFKFPAAVVVEDDLEVAPDFFEYFQATYPLLRADPSLWCVSAWNDNGKEQMVDSSKPELLYRTDFFPGLGWLLLAELWAELEPKWPRAFWDDWMRRPEQRQGRACVRPEISRTMTFGRKGVSHGQFFDQHLKFIKLNQHFVPFTQLDLSYLRQETYDRDFLARVYGAPLLQVEKVRTSERSELGEVRVQYTGRDSFKAFAKALGVMDDLKSGVPRAGYRGIVSFLFRGRRVHLAPPQTWDGYDPSWN